A region of Peromyscus maniculatus bairdii isolate BWxNUB_F1_BW_parent chromosome 7, HU_Pman_BW_mat_3.1, whole genome shotgun sequence DNA encodes the following proteins:
- the LOC102918213 gene encoding endonuclease 8-like 1 isoform X1: MGSIRVLSGTENLKYLGAWAGVGAHGGTALVSKTAALPSSFSLPVPCPCQHFGWETGAVSRGRHSSFRMPEGPELHLASCFVNETCKGLVFGGCVEKSSVSRNPEVPFESSAYHISASARGKELRLTLSPLPGAQPPQKPLSLVFRFGMSGSFQLAPADALPPHAHLRFYTAPPAPRLALCFVDIRRFGHWDPGGEWQPGRGPCVLLEYERFRDNVLRNLSNKAFDRPICEALLDQRFFNGIGNYLRAEILYRLKIPPFEKARTVLEALQQSRLSPELTLSQKIKVKLQNPDLLELCHLVPKEVVQLGGKGYGPDRGEEDFAAFRAWLQCYGVPGMSSLRDRHGRTIWFQGDPGPLAPKGGRSRKKKPRETQPGAGDTEEDRPLSGESISRTRRARKHPPKSIAQQSEGTSLQQNRETPTAPTKGKRRGRPETTGGPASPALPTGGRRPRKSKADWKSKADTRSREAGGTSAS, from the exons ATGGGTTCGATACGGGTTCTCAGTGGAACTGAAAATCTAAAGTATCTGGGAGCCTGGGCAG GTGTGGGAGCCCATGGAGGGACGGCATTAGTGAGCAAGACAGCCGCCCTGCCTTCCAGCTTCAGCCTCCCGGTACCCTGTCCTTGCCAGCACTTTGGATGGGAAACGGGGGCTGTGTCTAG GGGCCGCCATTCCTCCTTCAGAATGCCCGAGGGCCCAGAGCTGCACCTTGCCAGCTGTTTTGTAAATGAGACGTGTAAGGGGCTGGTGTTTGGCGGGTGTGTGGAGAAGTCCTCTGTCAGCCGCAACCCCGAGGTGCCCTTTGAGAGCAGTGCCTACCATATCTCAGCCTCAGCCCGAGGCAAGGAGCTGCGCCTGACCTTGAGCCCCCTGCCTGGTGCCCAGCCCCCTCAGAAGCCACTGTCCCTTGTCTTCCGCTTCGGTATGTCTGGATCCTTCCAGCTGGCACCTGCAGATGCCCTGCCGCCCCATGCCCATCTACGTTTTTACACGGCCCCACCCGCCCCCCGGCTTGCCCTTTGCTTCGTGGACATCCGACGCTTTGGCCACTGGGACCCTGGGGGTGAATGGCAGCCAGGCCGTGGACCCTGTGTCTTGCTGGAGTATGAACGGTTCAG GGACAACGTACTTCGGAACCTGTCAAACAAAGCCTTTGACCGGCCCATCTGCGAGGCCTTGTTGGACCAGAGATTCTTCAATGGCATTGGCAACTATCTTCGGGCAGAGATCTTGTACCG GCTGAAGATCCCCCCTTTCGAGAAGGCCCGGACAGTTCTAGAGGCCCTGCAGCAGTCCCGGCTG AGCCCAGAGCTGACCCTGAGCCAGAAGATCAAGGTCAAACTGCAGAACCCAGACCTGCTGGAACTGTGTCACTTGGTGCCCAAGGAAGTGGTTCAGCTGG GGGGCAAAGGCTACGGGCCAGACCGTGGAGAGGAAGATTTTGCTGCCTTTCGAGCCTGGTTGCAGTGCTATGGCGtgccaggcatgagttccctGCGAGACCGGCATGGCCGTACCATCTGGTTCCAG GGTGATCCCGGACCCTTGGCACCCAAAG GGGGCAGGTCCCGAAAAAAGAAGCCACGGGAGACACAGCCGGGGGCTGGAGACACGGAAGAG GACCGGCCGCTCTCAGGCGAGTCCATTTCCAGGACTCGGAGGGCCAGGAAACACCCTCCTAAGAGTATAGCTCAGCAGTCTGAAGGGACCAGCCTCCAACAAAACCGGGAAACCCCCACAGCCCCCacgaaaggaaagagaagggggcgACCGGAAACCACAG gtggccctgcctcccctgctctccccacaGGTGGCCGCAGACCCAGGAAGAGCAAGGCTGATTGGAAGAGCAAGGCTGATACCCGATCCCGGGAGGCTGGGGGAACTTCAGCCTCCTAG
- the LOC102918213 gene encoding endonuclease 8-like 1 isoform X4, giving the protein MGSIRVLSGTENLKYLGAWAGVGAHGGTALVSKTAALPSSFSLPVPCPCQHFGWETGAVSRGRHSSFRMPEGPELHLASCFVNETCKGLVFGGCVEKSSVSRNPEVPFESSAYHISASARGKELRLTLSPLPGAQPPQKPLSLVFRFGMSGSFQLAPADALPPHAHLRFYTAPPAPRLALCFVDIRRFGHWDPGGEWQPGRGPCVLLEYERFRDNVLRNLSNKAFDRPICEALLDQRFFNGIGNYLRAEILYRLKIPPFEKARTVLEALQQSRLGDPGPLAPKGGRSRKKKPRETQPGAGDTEEDRPLSGESISRTRRARKHPPKSIAQQSEGTSLQQNRETPTAPTKGKRRGRPETTGGPASPALPTGGRRPRKSKADWKSKADTRSREAGGTSAS; this is encoded by the exons ATGGGTTCGATACGGGTTCTCAGTGGAACTGAAAATCTAAAGTATCTGGGAGCCTGGGCAG GTGTGGGAGCCCATGGAGGGACGGCATTAGTGAGCAAGACAGCCGCCCTGCCTTCCAGCTTCAGCCTCCCGGTACCCTGTCCTTGCCAGCACTTTGGATGGGAAACGGGGGCTGTGTCTAG GGGCCGCCATTCCTCCTTCAGAATGCCCGAGGGCCCAGAGCTGCACCTTGCCAGCTGTTTTGTAAATGAGACGTGTAAGGGGCTGGTGTTTGGCGGGTGTGTGGAGAAGTCCTCTGTCAGCCGCAACCCCGAGGTGCCCTTTGAGAGCAGTGCCTACCATATCTCAGCCTCAGCCCGAGGCAAGGAGCTGCGCCTGACCTTGAGCCCCCTGCCTGGTGCCCAGCCCCCTCAGAAGCCACTGTCCCTTGTCTTCCGCTTCGGTATGTCTGGATCCTTCCAGCTGGCACCTGCAGATGCCCTGCCGCCCCATGCCCATCTACGTTTTTACACGGCCCCACCCGCCCCCCGGCTTGCCCTTTGCTTCGTGGACATCCGACGCTTTGGCCACTGGGACCCTGGGGGTGAATGGCAGCCAGGCCGTGGACCCTGTGTCTTGCTGGAGTATGAACGGTTCAG GGACAACGTACTTCGGAACCTGTCAAACAAAGCCTTTGACCGGCCCATCTGCGAGGCCTTGTTGGACCAGAGATTCTTCAATGGCATTGGCAACTATCTTCGGGCAGAGATCTTGTACCG GCTGAAGATCCCCCCTTTCGAGAAGGCCCGGACAGTTCTAGAGGCCCTGCAGCAGTCCCGGCTG GGTGATCCCGGACCCTTGGCACCCAAAG GGGGCAGGTCCCGAAAAAAGAAGCCACGGGAGACACAGCCGGGGGCTGGAGACACGGAAGAG GACCGGCCGCTCTCAGGCGAGTCCATTTCCAGGACTCGGAGGGCCAGGAAACACCCTCCTAAGAGTATAGCTCAGCAGTCTGAAGGGACCAGCCTCCAACAAAACCGGGAAACCCCCACAGCCCCCacgaaaggaaagagaagggggcgACCGGAAACCACAG gtggccctgcctcccctgctctccccacaGGTGGCCGCAGACCCAGGAAGAGCAAGGCTGATTGGAAGAGCAAGGCTGATACCCGATCCCGGGAGGCTGGGGGAACTTCAGCCTCCTAG
- the LOC102918213 gene encoding endonuclease 8-like 1 isoform X2 gives MGSIRVLSGTENLKYLGAWAGVGAHGGTALVSKTAALPSSFSLPVPCPCQHFGWETGAVSRGRHSSFRMPEGPELHLASCFVNETCKGLVFGGCVEKSSVSRNPEVPFESSAYHISASARGKELRLTLSPLPGAQPPQKPLSLVFRFGMSGSFQLAPADALPPHAHLRFYTAPPAPRLALCFVDIRRFGHWDPGGEWQPGRGPCVLLEYERFRDNVLRNLSNKAFDRPICEALLDQRFFNGIGNYLRAEILYRLKIPPFEKARTVLEALQQSRLSPELTLSQKIKVKLQNPDLLELCHLVPKEVVQLGGKGYGPDRGEEDFAAFRAWLQCYGVPGMSSLRDRHGRTIWFQGDPGPLAPKGGRSRKKKPRETQPGAGDTEEDRPLSGESISRTRRARKHPPKSIAQQSEGTSLQQNRETPTAPTKGKRRGRPETTGGRRPRKSKADWKSKADTRSREAGGTSAS, from the exons ATGGGTTCGATACGGGTTCTCAGTGGAACTGAAAATCTAAAGTATCTGGGAGCCTGGGCAG GTGTGGGAGCCCATGGAGGGACGGCATTAGTGAGCAAGACAGCCGCCCTGCCTTCCAGCTTCAGCCTCCCGGTACCCTGTCCTTGCCAGCACTTTGGATGGGAAACGGGGGCTGTGTCTAG GGGCCGCCATTCCTCCTTCAGAATGCCCGAGGGCCCAGAGCTGCACCTTGCCAGCTGTTTTGTAAATGAGACGTGTAAGGGGCTGGTGTTTGGCGGGTGTGTGGAGAAGTCCTCTGTCAGCCGCAACCCCGAGGTGCCCTTTGAGAGCAGTGCCTACCATATCTCAGCCTCAGCCCGAGGCAAGGAGCTGCGCCTGACCTTGAGCCCCCTGCCTGGTGCCCAGCCCCCTCAGAAGCCACTGTCCCTTGTCTTCCGCTTCGGTATGTCTGGATCCTTCCAGCTGGCACCTGCAGATGCCCTGCCGCCCCATGCCCATCTACGTTTTTACACGGCCCCACCCGCCCCCCGGCTTGCCCTTTGCTTCGTGGACATCCGACGCTTTGGCCACTGGGACCCTGGGGGTGAATGGCAGCCAGGCCGTGGACCCTGTGTCTTGCTGGAGTATGAACGGTTCAG GGACAACGTACTTCGGAACCTGTCAAACAAAGCCTTTGACCGGCCCATCTGCGAGGCCTTGTTGGACCAGAGATTCTTCAATGGCATTGGCAACTATCTTCGGGCAGAGATCTTGTACCG GCTGAAGATCCCCCCTTTCGAGAAGGCCCGGACAGTTCTAGAGGCCCTGCAGCAGTCCCGGCTG AGCCCAGAGCTGACCCTGAGCCAGAAGATCAAGGTCAAACTGCAGAACCCAGACCTGCTGGAACTGTGTCACTTGGTGCCCAAGGAAGTGGTTCAGCTGG GGGGCAAAGGCTACGGGCCAGACCGTGGAGAGGAAGATTTTGCTGCCTTTCGAGCCTGGTTGCAGTGCTATGGCGtgccaggcatgagttccctGCGAGACCGGCATGGCCGTACCATCTGGTTCCAG GGTGATCCCGGACCCTTGGCACCCAAAG GGGGCAGGTCCCGAAAAAAGAAGCCACGGGAGACACAGCCGGGGGCTGGAGACACGGAAGAG GACCGGCCGCTCTCAGGCGAGTCCATTTCCAGGACTCGGAGGGCCAGGAAACACCCTCCTAAGAGTATAGCTCAGCAGTCTGAAGGGACCAGCCTCCAACAAAACCGGGAAACCCCCACAGCCCCCacgaaaggaaagagaagggggcgACCGGAAACCACAG GTGGCCGCAGACCCAGGAAGAGCAAGGCTGATTGGAAGAGCAAGGCTGATACCCGATCCCGGGAGGCTGGGGGAACTTCAGCCTCCTAG
- the LOC102918213 gene encoding endonuclease 8-like 1 isoform X3, with translation MPEGPELHLASCFVNETCKGLVFGGCVEKSSVSRNPEVPFESSAYHISASARGKELRLTLSPLPGAQPPQKPLSLVFRFGMSGSFQLAPADALPPHAHLRFYTAPPAPRLALCFVDIRRFGHWDPGGEWQPGRGPCVLLEYERFRDNVLRNLSNKAFDRPICEALLDQRFFNGIGNYLRAEILYRLKIPPFEKARTVLEALQQSRLSPELTLSQKIKVKLQNPDLLELCHLVPKEVVQLGGKGYGPDRGEEDFAAFRAWLQCYGVPGMSSLRDRHGRTIWFQGDPGPLAPKGGRSRKKKPRETQPGAGDTEEDRPLSGESISRTRRARKHPPKSIAQQSEGTSLQQNRETPTAPTKGKRRGRPETTGGPASPALPTGGRRPRKSKADWKSKADTRSREAGGTSAS, from the exons ATGCCCGAGGGCCCAGAGCTGCACCTTGCCAGCTGTTTTGTAAATGAGACGTGTAAGGGGCTGGTGTTTGGCGGGTGTGTGGAGAAGTCCTCTGTCAGCCGCAACCCCGAGGTGCCCTTTGAGAGCAGTGCCTACCATATCTCAGCCTCAGCCCGAGGCAAGGAGCTGCGCCTGACCTTGAGCCCCCTGCCTGGTGCCCAGCCCCCTCAGAAGCCACTGTCCCTTGTCTTCCGCTTCGGTATGTCTGGATCCTTCCAGCTGGCACCTGCAGATGCCCTGCCGCCCCATGCCCATCTACGTTTTTACACGGCCCCACCCGCCCCCCGGCTTGCCCTTTGCTTCGTGGACATCCGACGCTTTGGCCACTGGGACCCTGGGGGTGAATGGCAGCCAGGCCGTGGACCCTGTGTCTTGCTGGAGTATGAACGGTTCAG GGACAACGTACTTCGGAACCTGTCAAACAAAGCCTTTGACCGGCCCATCTGCGAGGCCTTGTTGGACCAGAGATTCTTCAATGGCATTGGCAACTATCTTCGGGCAGAGATCTTGTACCG GCTGAAGATCCCCCCTTTCGAGAAGGCCCGGACAGTTCTAGAGGCCCTGCAGCAGTCCCGGCTG AGCCCAGAGCTGACCCTGAGCCAGAAGATCAAGGTCAAACTGCAGAACCCAGACCTGCTGGAACTGTGTCACTTGGTGCCCAAGGAAGTGGTTCAGCTGG GGGGCAAAGGCTACGGGCCAGACCGTGGAGAGGAAGATTTTGCTGCCTTTCGAGCCTGGTTGCAGTGCTATGGCGtgccaggcatgagttccctGCGAGACCGGCATGGCCGTACCATCTGGTTCCAG GGTGATCCCGGACCCTTGGCACCCAAAG GGGGCAGGTCCCGAAAAAAGAAGCCACGGGAGACACAGCCGGGGGCTGGAGACACGGAAGAG GACCGGCCGCTCTCAGGCGAGTCCATTTCCAGGACTCGGAGGGCCAGGAAACACCCTCCTAAGAGTATAGCTCAGCAGTCTGAAGGGACCAGCCTCCAACAAAACCGGGAAACCCCCACAGCCCCCacgaaaggaaagagaagggggcgACCGGAAACCACAG gtggccctgcctcccctgctctccccacaGGTGGCCGCAGACCCAGGAAGAGCAAGGCTGATTGGAAGAGCAAGGCTGATACCCGATCCCGGGAGGCTGGGGGAACTTCAGCCTCCTAG